A portion of the Phocoena sinus isolate mPhoSin1 chromosome 9, mPhoSin1.pri, whole genome shotgun sequence genome contains these proteins:
- the CASP2 gene encoding caspase-2 isoform X4: MAAPSAGRRSALQQKGLMTSDRGRRILGVYGMHPDHQEALKKNRVVLAKQLLLSELLEHLLEKDIITLEMREHIQAKVCSFSQNVELLNLLPKRGPQAFDAFCVALRETKQGHLEDLLLTTLAGLQHILPPLSCDYHLRLPFPVCESCPPSKQRRLSPDTVERSLDHGDGPPGLQVKSCTPEFYQAHYQLEMQEKLRDFAQLPAHRVMDSCIVALLSHGMEGGVYGVDGTLLQLQEVFRLFDNANCPSLQNKPKMFFIQACRGDETDRGVDQQDGKNHERSPECEESDASKEEGLKMRLPTRSDMICGYACLRGTAAMRNTKRGSWYVEALAQVFCERACDKHVADMLVEVNALIKEREGYAPGTEFHRCKEMSEYCSTLCHHLYLFPGHPPT, translated from the exons ATGGCGGCGCCGAGCGCAGGCCGCCGGTCCGCCCTCCAGCAAAAGGGGCTGATGACCTCTGATAGGGGGCGCAG GATACTGGGAGTGTATGGCATGCATCCTGACCATCAGGAAGCTCTAAAAAAGAACCGAGTGGTGCTGGCCAAACAGCTGTTGCTGAGCGAACTGTTAGAACATCTCCTGGAGAAGGACATTATCACCTTGGAAATGAGGGAGCACATTCAG GCCAAGGTGTGCAGTTTCAGCCAGAATGTGGAACTCCTCAACTTGCTGCCCAAGAGGGGCCCCCAGGCTTTTGATGCCTTCTGTGTGGCCCTGAGGGAGACCAAGCAGGGTCACCTGGAGGACCTGTTGCTCACAACCCTGGCTGGTCTTCAGCACATACTCCCACCG TTGAGCTGCGACTACCACTTGCGTCTCCCTTTCCCAGTGTGTGAGTCCTGCCCCCCCAGCAAGCAGCGCCGCCTGTCCCCAG ATACAGTGGAACGCTCCCTAGACCATGGAGATGGGCCTCCCGGCCTTCAGGTGAAGTCTTGCACTCCTGAGTTTTATCAAGCGCACTACCAGCTG GAAATGCAAGAGAAGCTCCGGGATTTTGCCCAGCTACCCGCTCACCGTGTCATGGACTCCTGCATAGTGGCGCTCCTCTCCCACGGCATGGAGGGCGGTGTCTATGGCGTGGACGGCACGCTGCTTCAG CTACAAGAGGTTTTCCGGCTGTTTGACAATGCCAACTGCCCGAGCCTACAGAACAAACCGAAAATGTTCTTCATCCAGGCCTGCCGTGGAG ATGAAACGGATCGTGGGGTCGACCAGCAAGACGGGAAGAACCATGAGCGATCCCCCGAGTGCGAGGAGAGCGATGCCAGTAAAGAGGAGGGGCTGAAGATGCGACTCCCCACTCGCTCGGACATGATTTGTGGCTACGCCTGCCTCAGAG GGACCGCTGCCATGCGCAACACCAAGCGGGGCTCCTGGTACGTGGAGGCCCTCGCCCAGGTGTTCTGTGAGAGGGCCTGTGACAAGCATGTAGCCGACATGCTCGTGGAG GTGAACGCGCTCATCAAGGAGCGTGAAGGCTACGCCCCGGGCACGGAGTTCCACCGATGCAAGGAGATGTCCGAGTACTGTAGCACTCTGTGCCACCACCTCTATCTCTTCCCGGGACACCCTCCCACGTGA
- the CASP2 gene encoding caspase-2 isoform X2: MAAPSAGRRSALQQKGLMTSDRGRRILGVYGMHPDHQEALKKNRVVLAKQLLLSELLEHLLEKDIITLEMREHIQAKVCSFSQNVELLNLLPKRGPQAFDAFCVALRETKQGHLEDLLLTTLAGLQHILPPLSCDYHLRLPFPVCESCPPSKQRRLSPDTVERSLDHGDGPPGLQVKSCTPEFYQAHYQLAYRLQSRPRGLALVLSNVHFTGEKDLEFRSGGDVDHSTLVTLFKLLGYKVHVLLDQTAQEMQEKLRDFAQLPAHRVMDSCIVALLSHGMEGGVYGVDGTLLQLQEVFRLFDNANCPSLQNKPKMFFIQACRGDETDRGVDQQDGKNHERSPECEESDASKEEGLKMRLPTRSDMICGYACLRGTAAMRNTKRGSWYVEALAQVFCERACDKHVADMLVEVNALIKEREGYAPGTEFHRCKEMSEYCSTLCHHLYLFPGHPPT; this comes from the exons ATGGCGGCGCCGAGCGCAGGCCGCCGGTCCGCCCTCCAGCAAAAGGGGCTGATGACCTCTGATAGGGGGCGCAG GATACTGGGAGTGTATGGCATGCATCCTGACCATCAGGAAGCTCTAAAAAAGAACCGAGTGGTGCTGGCCAAACAGCTGTTGCTGAGCGAACTGTTAGAACATCTCCTGGAGAAGGACATTATCACCTTGGAAATGAGGGAGCACATTCAG GCCAAGGTGTGCAGTTTCAGCCAGAATGTGGAACTCCTCAACTTGCTGCCCAAGAGGGGCCCCCAGGCTTTTGATGCCTTCTGTGTGGCCCTGAGGGAGACCAAGCAGGGTCACCTGGAGGACCTGTTGCTCACAACCCTGGCTGGTCTTCAGCACATACTCCCACCG TTGAGCTGCGACTACCACTTGCGTCTCCCTTTCCCAGTGTGTGAGTCCTGCCCCCCCAGCAAGCAGCGCCGCCTGTCCCCAG ATACAGTGGAACGCTCCCTAGACCATGGAGATGGGCCTCCCGGCCTTCAGGTGAAGTCTTGCACTCCTGAGTTTTATCAAGCGCACTACCAGCTG gcctatAGGTTGCAGTCTCGGCCTCGTGGCCTGGCACTGGTGCTGAGCAACGTGCACTTCACTGGCGAGAAAGACCTGGAATTCCGCTCTGGAGGGGATGTGGACCACAGCACTCTAGTCACCCTCTTCAAGCTCTTGGGCTACAAAGTTCATGTTCTTCTTGACCAGACTGCACAG GAAATGCAAGAGAAGCTCCGGGATTTTGCCCAGCTACCCGCTCACCGTGTCATGGACTCCTGCATAGTGGCGCTCCTCTCCCACGGCATGGAGGGCGGTGTCTATGGCGTGGACGGCACGCTGCTTCAG CTACAAGAGGTTTTCCGGCTGTTTGACAATGCCAACTGCCCGAGCCTACAGAACAAACCGAAAATGTTCTTCATCCAGGCCTGCCGTGGAG ATGAAACGGATCGTGGGGTCGACCAGCAAGACGGGAAGAACCATGAGCGATCCCCCGAGTGCGAGGAGAGCGATGCCAGTAAAGAGGAGGGGCTGAAGATGCGACTCCCCACTCGCTCGGACATGATTTGTGGCTACGCCTGCCTCAGAG GGACCGCTGCCATGCGCAACACCAAGCGGGGCTCCTGGTACGTGGAGGCCCTCGCCCAGGTGTTCTGTGAGAGGGCCTGTGACAAGCATGTAGCCGACATGCTCGTGGAG GTGAACGCGCTCATCAAGGAGCGTGAAGGCTACGCCCCGGGCACGGAGTTCCACCGATGCAAGGAGATGTCCGAGTACTGTAGCACTCTGTGCCACCACCTCTATCTCTTCCCGGGACACCCTCCCACGTGA
- the CASP2 gene encoding caspase-2 isoform X1 has protein sequence MAAPSAGRRSALQQKGLMTSDRGRRILGVYGMHPDHQEALKKNRVVLAKQLLLSELLEHLLEKDIITLEMREHIQAKVCSFSQNVELLNLLPKRGPQAFDAFCVALRETKQGHLEDLLLTTLAGLQHILPPLSCDYHLRLPFPVCESCPPSKQRRLSPDTVERSLDHGDGPPGLQVKSCTPEFYQAHYQLAYRLQSRPRGLALVLSNVHFTGEKDLEFRSGGDVDHSTLVTLFKLLGYKVHVLLDQTAQEMQEKLRDFAQLPAHRVMDSCIVALLSHGMEGGVYGVDGTLLQLQEVFRLFDNANCPSLQNKPKMFFIQACRGDETDRGVDQQDGKNHERSPECEESDASKEEGLKMRLPTRSDMICGYACLRGIVSSKGEIQKVASLCATAEGAGVGGSVQLCEGARDLPCVLTAVLVAGTAAMRNTKRGSWYVEALAQVFCERACDKHVADMLVEVSRLSGARNLLRPRAVLPSSAPALFFTVSLPFLFWDHGNT, from the exons ATGGCGGCGCCGAGCGCAGGCCGCCGGTCCGCCCTCCAGCAAAAGGGGCTGATGACCTCTGATAGGGGGCGCAG GATACTGGGAGTGTATGGCATGCATCCTGACCATCAGGAAGCTCTAAAAAAGAACCGAGTGGTGCTGGCCAAACAGCTGTTGCTGAGCGAACTGTTAGAACATCTCCTGGAGAAGGACATTATCACCTTGGAAATGAGGGAGCACATTCAG GCCAAGGTGTGCAGTTTCAGCCAGAATGTGGAACTCCTCAACTTGCTGCCCAAGAGGGGCCCCCAGGCTTTTGATGCCTTCTGTGTGGCCCTGAGGGAGACCAAGCAGGGTCACCTGGAGGACCTGTTGCTCACAACCCTGGCTGGTCTTCAGCACATACTCCCACCG TTGAGCTGCGACTACCACTTGCGTCTCCCTTTCCCAGTGTGTGAGTCCTGCCCCCCCAGCAAGCAGCGCCGCCTGTCCCCAG ATACAGTGGAACGCTCCCTAGACCATGGAGATGGGCCTCCCGGCCTTCAGGTGAAGTCTTGCACTCCTGAGTTTTATCAAGCGCACTACCAGCTG gcctatAGGTTGCAGTCTCGGCCTCGTGGCCTGGCACTGGTGCTGAGCAACGTGCACTTCACTGGCGAGAAAGACCTGGAATTCCGCTCTGGAGGGGATGTGGACCACAGCACTCTAGTCACCCTCTTCAAGCTCTTGGGCTACAAAGTTCATGTTCTTCTTGACCAGACTGCACAG GAAATGCAAGAGAAGCTCCGGGATTTTGCCCAGCTACCCGCTCACCGTGTCATGGACTCCTGCATAGTGGCGCTCCTCTCCCACGGCATGGAGGGCGGTGTCTATGGCGTGGACGGCACGCTGCTTCAG CTACAAGAGGTTTTCCGGCTGTTTGACAATGCCAACTGCCCGAGCCTACAGAACAAACCGAAAATGTTCTTCATCCAGGCCTGCCGTGGAG ATGAAACGGATCGTGGGGTCGACCAGCAAGACGGGAAGAACCATGAGCGATCCCCCGAGTGCGAGGAGAGCGATGCCAGTAAAGAGGAGGGGCTGAAGATGCGACTCCCCACTCGCTCGGACATGATTTGTGGCTACGCCTGCCTCAGAGGTATCGTGAGTTCCAAAGGAGAGATCCAAAAGGTGGCGTCTCTCTGCGCCACTGCGGAGGGAGCGGGTGTCGGCGGGTCCGTCCAGCTGTGTGAGGGTGCCCGGGACCTTCCCTGTGTGCTCACTGCTGTCCTGGTTGCAGGGACCGCTGCCATGCGCAACACCAAGCGGGGCTCCTGGTACGTGGAGGCCCTCGCCCAGGTGTTCTGTGAGAGGGCCTGTGACAAGCATGTAGCCGACATGCTCGTGGAGGTGAGTCGGCTCAGTGGCGCCAGGAACCTTCTGCGTCCCCGCGCTGTTCTACCTTCCTCCGCCCCTGCCCTGTTTTTCACAGTCTCCCTACCCTTCCTCTTCTGGGATCATGGAAACACCTGA
- the CASP2 gene encoding caspase-2 isoform X3, which produces MAAPSAGRRSALQQKGLMTSDRGRRILGVYGMHPDHQEALKKNRVVLAKQLLLSELLEHLLEKDIITLEMREHIQAKVCSFSQNVELLNLLPKRGPQAFDAFCVALRETKQGHLEDLLLTTLAGLQHILPPLSCDYHLRLPFPVCESCPPSKQRRLSPDTVERSLDHGDGPPGLQVKSCTPEFYQAHYQLEMQEKLRDFAQLPAHRVMDSCIVALLSHGMEGGVYGVDGTLLQLQEVFRLFDNANCPSLQNKPKMFFIQACRGDETDRGVDQQDGKNHERSPECEESDASKEEGLKMRLPTRSDMICGYACLRGIVSSKGEIQKVASLCATAEGAGVGGSVQLCEGARDLPCVLTAVLVAGTAAMRNTKRGSWYVEALAQVFCERACDKHVADMLVEVSRLSGARNLLRPRAVLPSSAPALFFTVSLPFLFWDHGNT; this is translated from the exons ATGGCGGCGCCGAGCGCAGGCCGCCGGTCCGCCCTCCAGCAAAAGGGGCTGATGACCTCTGATAGGGGGCGCAG GATACTGGGAGTGTATGGCATGCATCCTGACCATCAGGAAGCTCTAAAAAAGAACCGAGTGGTGCTGGCCAAACAGCTGTTGCTGAGCGAACTGTTAGAACATCTCCTGGAGAAGGACATTATCACCTTGGAAATGAGGGAGCACATTCAG GCCAAGGTGTGCAGTTTCAGCCAGAATGTGGAACTCCTCAACTTGCTGCCCAAGAGGGGCCCCCAGGCTTTTGATGCCTTCTGTGTGGCCCTGAGGGAGACCAAGCAGGGTCACCTGGAGGACCTGTTGCTCACAACCCTGGCTGGTCTTCAGCACATACTCCCACCG TTGAGCTGCGACTACCACTTGCGTCTCCCTTTCCCAGTGTGTGAGTCCTGCCCCCCCAGCAAGCAGCGCCGCCTGTCCCCAG ATACAGTGGAACGCTCCCTAGACCATGGAGATGGGCCTCCCGGCCTTCAGGTGAAGTCTTGCACTCCTGAGTTTTATCAAGCGCACTACCAGCTG GAAATGCAAGAGAAGCTCCGGGATTTTGCCCAGCTACCCGCTCACCGTGTCATGGACTCCTGCATAGTGGCGCTCCTCTCCCACGGCATGGAGGGCGGTGTCTATGGCGTGGACGGCACGCTGCTTCAG CTACAAGAGGTTTTCCGGCTGTTTGACAATGCCAACTGCCCGAGCCTACAGAACAAACCGAAAATGTTCTTCATCCAGGCCTGCCGTGGAG ATGAAACGGATCGTGGGGTCGACCAGCAAGACGGGAAGAACCATGAGCGATCCCCCGAGTGCGAGGAGAGCGATGCCAGTAAAGAGGAGGGGCTGAAGATGCGACTCCCCACTCGCTCGGACATGATTTGTGGCTACGCCTGCCTCAGAGGTATCGTGAGTTCCAAAGGAGAGATCCAAAAGGTGGCGTCTCTCTGCGCCACTGCGGAGGGAGCGGGTGTCGGCGGGTCCGTCCAGCTGTGTGAGGGTGCCCGGGACCTTCCCTGTGTGCTCACTGCTGTCCTGGTTGCAGGGACCGCTGCCATGCGCAACACCAAGCGGGGCTCCTGGTACGTGGAGGCCCTCGCCCAGGTGTTCTGTGAGAGGGCCTGTGACAAGCATGTAGCCGACATGCTCGTGGAGGTGAGTCGGCTCAGTGGCGCCAGGAACCTTCTGCGTCCCCGCGCTGTTCTACCTTCCTCCGCCCCTGCCCTGTTTTTCACAGTCTCCCTACCCTTCCTCTTCTGGGATCATGGAAACACCTGA
- the CASP2 gene encoding caspase-2 isoform X5 codes for MAAPSAGRRSALQQKGLMTSDRGRRILGVYGMHPDHQEALKKNRVVLAKQLLLSELLEHLLEKDIITLEMREHIQAKVCSFSQNVELLNLLPKRGPQAFDAFCVALRETKQGHLEDLLLTTLAGLQHILPPLSCDYHLRLPFPVCESCPPSKQRRLSPDTVERSLDHGDGPPGLQVKSCTPEFYQAHYQLAYRLQSRPRGLALVLSNVHFTGEKDLEFRSGGDVDHSTLVTLFKLLGYKVHVLLDQTAQEMQEKLRDFAQLPAHRVMDSCIVALLSHGMEGGVYGVDGTLLQLQEVFRLFDNANCPSLQNKPKMFFIQACRGGAIGSLGHLLLFTAATASLAL; via the exons ATGGCGGCGCCGAGCGCAGGCCGCCGGTCCGCCCTCCAGCAAAAGGGGCTGATGACCTCTGATAGGGGGCGCAG GATACTGGGAGTGTATGGCATGCATCCTGACCATCAGGAAGCTCTAAAAAAGAACCGAGTGGTGCTGGCCAAACAGCTGTTGCTGAGCGAACTGTTAGAACATCTCCTGGAGAAGGACATTATCACCTTGGAAATGAGGGAGCACATTCAG GCCAAGGTGTGCAGTTTCAGCCAGAATGTGGAACTCCTCAACTTGCTGCCCAAGAGGGGCCCCCAGGCTTTTGATGCCTTCTGTGTGGCCCTGAGGGAGACCAAGCAGGGTCACCTGGAGGACCTGTTGCTCACAACCCTGGCTGGTCTTCAGCACATACTCCCACCG TTGAGCTGCGACTACCACTTGCGTCTCCCTTTCCCAGTGTGTGAGTCCTGCCCCCCCAGCAAGCAGCGCCGCCTGTCCCCAG ATACAGTGGAACGCTCCCTAGACCATGGAGATGGGCCTCCCGGCCTTCAGGTGAAGTCTTGCACTCCTGAGTTTTATCAAGCGCACTACCAGCTG gcctatAGGTTGCAGTCTCGGCCTCGTGGCCTGGCACTGGTGCTGAGCAACGTGCACTTCACTGGCGAGAAAGACCTGGAATTCCGCTCTGGAGGGGATGTGGACCACAGCACTCTAGTCACCCTCTTCAAGCTCTTGGGCTACAAAGTTCATGTTCTTCTTGACCAGACTGCACAG GAAATGCAAGAGAAGCTCCGGGATTTTGCCCAGCTACCCGCTCACCGTGTCATGGACTCCTGCATAGTGGCGCTCCTCTCCCACGGCATGGAGGGCGGTGTCTATGGCGTGGACGGCACGCTGCTTCAG CTACAAGAGGTTTTCCGGCTGTTTGACAATGCCAACTGCCCGAGCCTACAGAACAAACCGAAAATGTTCTTCATCCAGGCCTGCCGTGGAG GTGCTATCGGATCCCTTGGGCACCTCCTTCTGTTCACTGCTGCCACCGCCTCTCTTGCTCTGTAA
- the TMEM139 gene encoding transmembrane protein 139 has protein sequence MVPSQLWGTLEKPLLFLCCTSFLLGLALLGIRPDIAPVAYFFLTLGGFFLLACLLACVLEWGSRSVQTESPGASSNARDNEAFEVPTYEEATVLESQCHPPGVDQPPSYTSVVIPPELEVRQPSHPEEPRRARLDRRVGSEGSVISGSPGRPPVSLRLRGPRVASTVPDLQSLWAPPKLEPLTPPPAYDVSFGHLDDDVFYGNNWTPP, from the exons aTGGTGCCAAGCCAATTGTGGGGGACTCTGGAGAAGCCGCTTCTCTTCCTGTGTTGCACCTCCTTCCTCCTGGGGCTGGCTTTGCTGGGGATACGGCCGGACATCGCCCCTGTTGCTTATTTCTTTCTCACCTTGGGTGGCTTCTTTTTGTTGGCCTGCCTCCTGGCCTGTGTTTTGGAATGGGGGTCTCGATCAGTGCAGACCGAGAGCCCAGGGGCCTCAAGCAATGCACG GGACAATGAAGCCTTTGAGGTGCCTACCTACGAAGAGGCCACAGTGTTGGAATCACAGTGCCACCCCCCAGGGGTGGATCAACCACCCTCCTACACCAGTGTTGTAATCCCCCCAGAACTTGAGGTGAGACAGCCTAGCCATCCAGAGGAGCCCAGGAGAGCCAGACTGGACAGGCGAGTGGGCTCAGAGGGGTCTGTGATCTCAGGAAGCCCTGGAAGACCTCCAGTCAGCCTGCGGCTTCGGGGACCACGAGTTGCGTCCACTGTTCCTGATCTGCAGAGCTTGTGGGCGCCCCCCAAACTGGAACCTCTTACTCCACCCCCTGCCTACGATGTCAGCTTTGGTCACCTCGATGATGATGTTTTCTATGGAAACAACTGGACACCCCCCTAA